In a single window of the Aminomonas paucivorans DSM 12260 genome:
- a CDS encoding tRNA(Met) cytidine acetate ligase: MENPVVGIVAEYNPFHLGHAHHLKATKARLPGAAVVAVLSSHFVQRGEPAFLDKWTRAEMALSEGVDLVLGLPTAFSCHQAGIFAAGALDVLWGTGLVTHLSFGVEDDGEDSMDTIVGILMHEPPGFKQSLRRHLEEGHSFVEARSLALEEWIPGAAARLRRPNNNLALAYRLHARRKGYPFRFLAVPRKGAAYHDPSFTEGLPSATAIRAHWLRGDRAQALEGLPPRSGALLVREADRGRVCGGPLPLWWALLRHILDRSTPEELRESAEMAEGLEHKLLKEARETRDYEQFLQRTVSRRYPRSRIQRLCVHLLLRHDHWFNRATQRLGPSWISVLGANGQGRKLLRRMRQTATLPLFSRFACPPDPYSRGILALEGRASRLWESLVPGGDPEREPRSRPLMTGP; encoded by the coding sequence ATGGAGAACCCCGTGGTGGGGATCGTCGCGGAGTACAACCCTTTCCACCTGGGCCACGCCCACCACCTGAAGGCCACGAAGGCCCGCCTGCCCGGCGCGGCGGTGGTCGCCGTGCTGTCTTCCCACTTCGTCCAGCGGGGCGAACCAGCCTTCTTGGACAAGTGGACCCGAGCGGAAATGGCCCTTTCCGAGGGGGTCGACTTGGTCCTGGGGCTTCCCACGGCCTTCTCTTGCCACCAGGCGGGAATCTTCGCCGCAGGAGCCTTGGATGTCCTGTGGGGAACCGGACTGGTGACACACCTTTCCTTCGGCGTGGAAGACGACGGAGAGGATTCCATGGACACAATCGTGGGTATTCTAATGCACGAACCTCCCGGATTCAAGCAATCCCTGAGGAGGCATCTGGAGGAAGGGCATTCCTTCGTAGAGGCCCGAAGCCTGGCGCTGGAGGAATGGATCCCCGGGGCTGCGGCACGACTTCGTCGCCCCAACAACAACCTGGCCCTGGCCTACCGCCTCCATGCCCGACGGAAGGGCTATCCATTCCGTTTCCTTGCGGTCCCTCGCAAAGGAGCGGCCTACCACGACCCATCCTTTACGGAAGGCCTGCCCAGCGCCACGGCGATCCGCGCCCACTGGCTTCGGGGAGACCGAGCCCAGGCTTTGGAGGGGCTGCCTCCCCGGTCCGGGGCGTTGCTTGTCCGGGAAGCGGACCGAGGGCGGGTCTGTGGAGGCCCTCTACCCCTCTGGTGGGCCCTGTTGCGCCACATCCTGGACCGAAGCACCCCCGAAGAGCTGCGGGAGAGCGCCGAGATGGCCGAGGGGCTGGAGCACAAGCTCCTCAAGGAAGCCCGGGAAACCCGGGACTACGAACAGTTCCTCCAGAGGACCGTGAGCCGGCGCTACCCTCGCTCCCGCATCCAGAGGCTCTGCGTCCACCTGCTCCTTCGGCACGACCACTGGTTCAATCGGGCCACCCAAAGACTGGGGCCCTCCTGGATCTCCGTGCTGGGGGCCAACGGGCAGGGACGGAAGCTGCTGCGGCGGATGCGACAGACCGCCACCCTCCCCCTCTTCTCCCGGTTCGCCTGCCCCCCGGATCCCTACTCCCGGGGCATCCTGGCCCTGGAGGGTCGGGCC
- a CDS encoding acetate/propionate family kinase, with protein sequence MKILVLNCGSSSLKYQLMNMQDESVLAKGLVERIGIAGSRIKHVRTGLDAVVRDTDIPNHKVAIKLVLEALLDPNHGALRDLSELSAAGHRVVHGGELFTTSVRIDADVIKGIEEVIHLAPLHNPANLQGIRAMMDALPDLPSVAVFDTAFHQTMPPRAFVYGIPYHYYEKDRVRRYGFHGTSHFYVAHRAAEILGRPVGELKIVTCHLGNGSSVTAVNGGKCVDTSMGLGTAEGVLMGTRSGNVDPSVMLFLMEQENDPKVVSHIVHKESGLQGISGFSSDLRDIEEEAEKGNERAQLAFDMLCYGIRKYIGSYAAAMGGLDAVVFTAGIGENSSLLREKVSEGLGFLGAHFDPSRNQVRGKEAEISAPGSKVKILVVPTNEELVIARDTRDLVGKR encoded by the coding sequence GTGAAGATCCTGGTTCTGAACTGCGGCAGTTCGTCCTTGAAATACCAGCTCATGAACATGCAGGACGAGTCCGTGTTGGCCAAGGGGTTGGTGGAGCGCATCGGCATCGCCGGTTCGCGGATCAAGCATGTCCGCACGGGGTTGGATGCGGTGGTACGGGACACGGACATCCCGAACCATAAGGTGGCCATCAAGCTGGTCCTGGAGGCCCTCCTGGATCCGAACCACGGTGCGTTGAGGGATCTCTCGGAGCTTTCCGCGGCGGGGCACCGGGTGGTGCACGGCGGGGAACTCTTCACCACCTCTGTGCGGATCGACGCGGACGTCATCAAGGGCATCGAGGAGGTCATCCACCTGGCGCCCCTGCACAACCCCGCGAACCTCCAGGGGATCCGGGCCATGATGGACGCCCTCCCGGACCTGCCCAGCGTGGCGGTCTTCGACACGGCCTTCCACCAGACCATGCCTCCTCGGGCTTTCGTTTATGGGATTCCCTACCACTACTATGAAAAAGACCGGGTGCGTCGCTACGGCTTCCACGGCACCAGCCACTTCTACGTGGCCCACCGGGCGGCGGAGATCTTGGGTCGCCCCGTGGGGGAACTGAAGATCGTCACCTGCCATTTGGGCAACGGCAGCTCCGTCACCGCCGTGAACGGGGGCAAGTGCGTGGACACCAGCATGGGCCTGGGAACCGCGGAGGGAGTTCTGATGGGAACCCGAAGCGGTAACGTGGATCCCTCGGTGATGCTTTTCCTCATGGAGCAGGAGAACGACCCCAAGGTGGTCAGCCACATCGTCCACAAGGAGAGCGGCCTTCAGGGCATCTCCGGCTTCTCCAGCGACCTCCGGGACATCGAGGAGGAGGCGGAGAAGGGCAACGAGCGGGCTCAGCTGGCCTTCGACATGCTCTGCTACGGCATCCGCAAGTACATCGGGTCCTACGCCGCCGCCATGGGCGGCCTGGATGCGGTGGTCTTCACCGCCGGGATCGGGGAGAACAGTTCCCTGTTGCGGGAGAAGGTCTCCGAGGGCCTGGGTTTCCTGGGGGCCCACTTCGACCCCTCCCGGAACCAGGTGCGGGGCAAGGAGGCGGAAATCAGCGCCCCCGGTTCCAAGGTGAAGATCCTGGTGGTGCCCACCAACGAGGAACTGGTCATCGCCCGGGACACCCGGGACCTGGTGGGAAAGCGCTGA
- a CDS encoding YceD family protein — MIGLPWPSSWEALRIDVPALKADGEPLEDAFSLPVPLLSHWGLDYRFPQPVAFRVRASRQGERILVEVGMKGVLVVPCSRCLAPASASMEGEGEFAFRLGPEGRQESEDEDGEDAPQEDVQELDAWADRVELAPLFWEVLVTALPSGVLCKEDCRGLCPHCGADRNVQSCQCEEGSVDPRLEALRRALDADEEFQRREGK, encoded by the coding sequence TTGATCGGTCTCCCCTGGCCTTCTTCCTGGGAAGCCCTTCGGATCGACGTTCCCGCTCTGAAAGCGGACGGGGAGCCCCTGGAGGACGCTTTCTCCCTCCCAGTCCCCCTCCTGTCCCATTGGGGACTGGACTACCGTTTCCCCCAACCCGTGGCGTTTCGGGTCCGGGCCTCCCGGCAGGGGGAGAGGATTCTGGTGGAGGTGGGCATGAAGGGGGTTCTCGTGGTACCCTGCTCCCGATGCCTTGCCCCAGCCTCCGCCTCCATGGAGGGGGAGGGGGAGTTCGCCTTTCGCCTGGGTCCGGAGGGGCGTCAGGAAAGTGAGGACGAAGACGGCGAGGACGCTCCGCAGGAGGATGTGCAGGAGCTGGATGCCTGGGCGGATCGGGTGGAGCTGGCGCCTCTGTTCTGGGAGGTTCTGGTGACCGCGCTCCCTTCGGGAGTGCTCTGCAAAGAGGATTGTCGGGGGCTCTGCCCGCATTGTGGCGCGGACCGGAACGTTCAGTCCTGCCAGTGTGAGGAGGGTTCCGTGGATCCAAGGCTGGAAGCGCTTCGGCGGGCCTTGGACGCAGACGAGGAATTCCAGCGAAGGGAGGGAAAATGA
- the rpmF gene encoding 50S ribosomal protein L32, whose translation MATPKRRVSHARTHNRKAHWLGALEAPAMTTCSHCGETIQTYRACPACGYYRGRQVLAGKEEASAKKDQGAN comes from the coding sequence ATGGCCACACCGAAACGGCGTGTATCCCACGCCCGGACCCACAACCGCAAGGCTCACTGGCTGGGCGCCCTGGAGGCTCCTGCCATGACCACGTGCAGCCACTGCGGGGAGACGATCCAGACCTATCGGGCCTGCCCGGCTTGCGGTTACTACCGGGGGCGGCAGGTCCTTGCGGGAAAGGAAGAGGCTTCCGCGAAGAAGGATCAGGGCGCGAACTGA